A stretch of DNA from Streptomyces rubradiris:
CGGTCCAGTACGCCGGCACCGGATCCGTCTCACTCGTGGTCTGTCTCGACGAGACCGTCCTGCGGATCGAGGTCTGCGACACGAACCCGGTGCTGCCCCAGCCGACCCTGCCCGACGCGGACAGCGAGGGCGGCCGGGGCCTGTTCCTCGTCGCCGCTCTCGCCGACCGGTGCCACGCCGAACCGACCGAGACCGGCAAGCGCTGCTGGGCCGAAATCGACCTGCCCAGCAAACCCAGCCAGGAAGTCGCCTGTTTCCTTCCCTTCCAGAGGAGTTGATGATGACGACCACCCACGCCCCCAGCGTGGCCGCCGAGGTGATCGCCGTACGCCCTGGGCCGCCACTCGCCGGCACCGTGAGCGTCGACGGCTCCAAGAACGCCGCTCTGCCGCTCCTGGCCGCCGCGGCGGCCCTCGGTCGCCCGCTCAGACTGAGCAACGTCCCGCACAGCACCGACGTCCAGATCATGCTCACTCTTCTGCACCAGGCAGGCTGGCATGCCGCGCAGCCCGCCGACGAACCGACCACTTACGTGGTCCTGCCAACGGAGGCATCTCGGGGGCTGCCCGAACTTGCGCAGGCAGCCCACATCCGAGCCTCGTACTACCTCGTCCCCGCCCTGCTCGCGCGTTACGGCCAGGCACGGCTGCCCTGGCCGGGCGGCTGCCGGATCGGTGCGCGCGGGATGGAGCTGCACTTCAAGGTGTACGAGGCATTCGGCGACCGGAGCCGGCAGGGCAGCTCCGGTTACGGCATCGAGGCGCTCACCTCTCACACCGGCACCGTCTCCATCACACTGCCGTTCCGCTCTCGCGGTGCGACCGTGGCCGCGACACTGCGCGCCCTCACGACCGGCCGCCCCTTACGGCTGGGCCAGCCCAACCTCTCGCCCGAAGTCCTGAGCGTGCTCGACGCCCTGAGTTCGGTGGGCTGGGAGACGCGCGCCGGCGAGCATGTACTCACTCTCTCACCGCCCTCCTCGCCGTCGGCTGCCCCCGTTGCCTGGACGGTGCCCGGAGACAAGATCGAGGCAGCTACGCTGGCCTGCGCGATCGCCGCGACGCGCGGCACTGCCCGTATCAATGGTGTGCAGGGCAAGGACGTCGGCCCGTTCATAGCTGCCCTGCATCAGCTCGGCATGCCCGTGGACGCGGAGCCGGATGGCCTTACCGTCCGCGCCCAGGAGGCAGCCCTCACTGGTCGTCCCCTGCGGGCCATCGCCTCCCTGAGCCCGGCCGGCCTGGACGCCGACTTCGAACCACCGCTCATGGCACTCGCCCTCGGACTGCCCGGCACGCACCTGTTCGCCGACGCCATCAATCCCGGCCGCCACGGCAACCTGCTACCGCAGCTGAGCCGCCTGGGCGCCGAGATCGAGGAGATTTCCGCCACCGAATGCCGCCTGACCGGGCCCCAGCAGCTGACGGGCACGGGCGCCGAAGCCACCGACATCCGGACCGGGTCCGCCCTCATGGTCGCCGGCCTCACCGCCCGAGGCGTCACCACCATCGGCGGCCTCGACCAGTTGCGCCGCGGCCACGCCGACCTGTCCGGCAAGCTGCGCGCCCTGGGTGCCGACATCTGCGAGGTCACCCCGTGACCGCCGACGGCCGGAACCTGCGCCAGATCGTCGCCACGACGGACGTCCACTCCGCCTTCGACAACGCCGCACCGTTTCTGACCCACCTCCACGCACTCCGCCGGACCTCGCTCATCGTGGACTGTGGCGACTTCTTCGAAGGCAGCGGGTATTACCGCCTCGCTCGCGGCGTGATCGAGCGGGAGATCCTGCTCGGGCTGTACGACGTGTTGGCCCCTGGCAACCACGGCTGGCCCCACCACTTCGAACCCGACCTTCACCAGCGCACTGTCTGCGCCAACGCCGTCGGTGCCAACACCGGCGACGCTCTGTTCCGCCGCCTGTACATCGCCACCATCGACGGACGGCGCGTCGGCGTAACCGCTGTGATCGGCCGGCAAGCCTTCCGCTCGATCCCTGCCACCCAGCGAGCCGGCCACTGCGTCACCGATCCCCTCCAGGCCCTGGACGAGGTGATTCTCGCCCACCACCACGAGGTGGACAGCTGGGTCCTACTCAGTCACTCCGGCTTCGCCGAAGACCGGGAGATCGCGGCGGCCTGTCCCTTCCTCGACGTGGTCTTCGCAGGGCACTGCCACAGCGATCAGTACGGCCCGGTCCGAGTCGACGGCACCCTGGTCGTCAAGGGCCAGGAACTCGCCGGCGGCTATGCGATCGCCATGCCCGTGGGTACGGGATGGGGTGCGGACACCACATCCTTCCCCGATCGGGCCACGAGCGTCATTCCGACGAAGCTTGCGGATCTACGCTCCCGCATCGAAGACGTCAAGCAGCAGCTGGCCGACGTCCTCGGCCCGATCAGTCCGGCATACCGCCACCAGGCCCTCGACCGGCGCAGCCTGCTCCTGGACCTCACCGCCCGCCTGCGCACGGGGCTCGGCGCGGACGCGGTCATCCTCAACGAGACGGCGCTACGCGCCGTACTCCTCGGCGGCAACCTCACCCAGGGCGACCTGCTCTCCATCGAGCCGTTCGGCAACCAGCTGGTGCACGCCCACGTGCCGGATCCAGCACGAAGCGACCTCCCAGGCTGGTTGTCACAGCTCACCACCCAAACCGGCCCGCTCGTCACCGCTCCCGATCCCTTGCCGGACTCCGTCACCACCGTGCTGACCACCGACTACCTCGCCGACACCTACCTCGGTGAGCGCACGCACGAGGCCGGCCTGCGTCTGGACCAGGCCGTCCAGCACGTCCTTACCGCTCCTAACACCACGAAAGGAGGCAGGTAATGATCCTCACCGGCCCGGAGATCACCGCTGCCGCCCATGACGGCCGCCTCCGCATCACCCCGTTCGCCGCCGACCAGGTCAACCCCAACAGCTATAACGTGCGTCTGGGCCCCGCCCTGATCACCTACACAGGCCCCGTATTGGACGCCCACCGGCCCAACCCCACCCACGAAACCACCATCGGCGCAGACGGGCACGTCCTCCAGCCAGGCGAGCTCTACCTCGGCCACACCCTAGAAGAGGTCGGCTCCGACACCTTCGTGCCACTGTTGTTCGGCCGCTCCTCCGTCGGCCGCCTCGGCCTGTTCGTCGAGATCACCGCCCCCATCGGCGATATCGGCTTCCACGGCCAGTGGACACTCATGCTCTCCCCGATCCGACCGCTGCGCGTGTACGCCGGCATGAAGATCGGGCAGATCATGTTCTTCGTCTCCACCGGTGCCGTGGACCTCTACCGCGGCAAGTACCAGGCCGCCACAGGACCGCAGCCCTCCGCCTACTGGCGAGACCTCGCCCGACTCCAGGTGGTGGCATCGTGATCCTCACCGGTCCCGCCATTGCCGCCGCCGTCCAGGCCGGCGAGATCACCATTGAGCCGTACGAGCCCAGCCGCGTCTCCCCCAACGCCTACGACTGGCGGCTGGGCGCCACCATCCGCGTCTGCGATGGCGACCTCGACGCCGCAACCCCCACCGCCTTCACCGAGCAGTCCATCCCCGACGCCGGCTTCGTGCTGCGCCCTGGCCTGCTCTACCTCGGCATCACCCTGGAGCGGACCGGTTCGGAGACGTACGCGCAGCTGCTGAACGGCGACCGCACCACCGGCTCCCTGGGCATCTGGGTCCACGTGTCGGCTCCGCTCGGACACCAGGGCCATGCGATCCGGTGGACGCTGGAAATTCGCGCCGCCCGACCGGTGCGCTTGTATCCGGGCATGACCTTCGGCAAGCTCGTCTTCCTCACCACCTTCGGCGCACCGGCCAGCTACCAGCAACGGCCCGCAAAGTACGCGACCACGGAAGGCATCGACATTTCGCGCCTTTACGAGGAGATCGACGGAGGCACGCGGTGAACGCTCGCCCGATGGCCGCCACCTTCCTGGACCTCCCCGTCGGAAGCCCCGGCGGCAGCGTCGAGCTCTTCCTCGACCTCTACACCGGCCAGCAGCCCCTCATCCCGGCCCGCGCTTTCATGCTCGCACCATCCGGTCACGTTCCTCGTCCACCCGCCGGACTCAACGTGCTCCCCGTGGCGGGCAAATGCCTGGAAGGAACCGCCTTCAGCCGCTACGTCGCCACCCTGCGCAGAGCGCTTACAGCCACGCTCGATCCCACACAGATCGACGTCCTTCACTTGCAGCACCTTACGTTCGGCGCCACACCCGCCCTCATCCGCGCTCTGCCCGCGCATCCTCGGATAGCCCTCGTCCACGGCACGGATCTCCTCTTCGCCGAGACCCACCGAGAACAGCTCCAAGTGCTGCGCGAAACAGCGAGGGCCGCTGACGCCATCGTGGTCCCCACCAACGCAATGGCCGATCGCCTCCTCAGGCTCGCCCCGCAGATCGAACACCGAAAGATCACCCACATCCCCTGGGGCATCCCCGACCACCTGCTCACGAACCCGCCGGCTCGACCTGTGCGCACGTCCACCAGCCACCTTCGCCTTCTGTACGCAGGTCGCCTGACCGCCGAAAAGGGTGGAGAGATGCTGATCAAGTGTCTGGCTCCCGTGCCCGGCGTCGAGCTGAGCGTTGCGGCGCCCAGAGCCCAGTTCCACGCACTGGCCCCGCTGCTGCAACGAACCGGCGTACGAGTGCGCTACCTCGGCTGGCTCCGCCGCCCACAGCTGTGGAAAGCCTTCACCGATCACGACGTGCTGGTCGTGCCGTCCACCACCCTGGAGGCCATGGGACTAGTCGCGCTGGAAGCCCAGGCACGCGGACTACCCGTCCTCTACCAGCCCGTACCCGGCCTCAGCGAAGCGCTCGCCGCTTCCGGCATGGCCACCGACTTCACCCACTCCGCCGTACTCGCGCGCGACCTCGACCGGCTGAGAAAGACACCCGGACTGCTGACCGCCCTGCGACAGGCCGGCTATGCAAACGCAGCACGCTATCCCCTCTCGGCGACCGCACGAACCCTGACCGACCTCGGCCGACAGCTCACGTGAACCGACCGCCAGACGACCCGACACGTCACTACGCGAACCGCTCCGCGAACGTCACTACGCTGACCGACGGGACACCCCGGCGAAGAGGGAGACCATGACGTACGACCGCGACCGTATCGAAGCCCTGCTCGACGAAGGAGTCCGCGACAAGGTGTACCCGGGCGCCGTGTGGGCCCTCGGCGACGCCACCGGCACCCTCGCCCAGGGCACCTCCGGCGTCCTCGACCCCGACGAGCCGGACGTGCCGATGCGCACCGACACCGTCTTCGACGCCGCCAGCCTCACCAAGATCCTGGCCGTCTGGTCCTCCATCGGGGCCCTGTGGCAAGAGGGAAGCCTCGGCCTCGACCAACCGCTCGGCACGTTCTGGCCCGACGTCGCCGGCCACCCACTCGGCATCGTCACCACCCAACAATTGCTGACCCACACCGCCGGTGTCCCGCTACGAGCCCAACTGAAGAACCTCTACGGCACCAACCCCGAGGAGATCCGCCGAGGCGTCCTCCGCGAACAGCTGCACCGACCTCCAGGTGAGGCAGTCGAGTACACCGACCGGGCCGCCCTCATCCTGGGCTACCTCGCCGAACACCTCTCCGGACAGCCCCTGGATCAATTGGCCACCACCCGCACCTGGCACCCACTGGGCATGACCTCCACCCGCTTCGGCCCCCTGCCCGCCGACGTCGCCGCCCGCTGCGCACCGACCGAGCTCGACCAGGACACCGACACCCACCTCAAGGGAGTCGCCCACGACTTCTCTGCCCGCCTCCTGGGAGGCGTCTGCGGCATCGCCGGCGCCTTCACTGTCGTCGACGATCTAGCCGCCTTCCTCCGGTACATGCTCGCCCCTGCCGCTTCCCAGTTCCGGGCTGGTTTCGGGAGCGAGTGGATCACCCGCTCCCTGACGATCCACACTGGCCAACTCCAGCCCGCTCGTGGCTTGTTCTGGCACCCCGCTCCCGGCACCACCGCCGAGGAGGACGTCTGGGTCCACTACGGCTTCACCGGCACAGGCATGTGGATCTCCCCCACCAAGGACCGCTGGGCGGTGCTCCTGACCAACAAGCTCTACTACACCCGCGACCGCGAGCCGCTGGCCGATGTCCGCAACACCTTCCGCGAACTCGCCTTTACGTAAGGACCAGGTGACGCGACCGCCGAATGAAGGGCCCGTCCCGTGCTTCACCAAGAGAGACGGTGTGCCCAGAGTTCACTTCCGGGCTGTAGGCCGAACAGCTCAACGGTTCACCAGGTAGAAGATGAAGGCTGCGCCTATACCGAGGCCCCAGAAGAAAGCGACGGCTCGCGCCCGGTGGTCAGGAAGGATCACCGGTGGAGGTGGGGTCACCGTGGCCTCGATCCGCTCAGCCACGCCATTGAGTGCGATCCCTATCTCCTCGATTCGACCGAGAGGCTTGTCTCCGTTTTGTAATCTGTCCATGTCCCTGACCAGTTGGTCCAGGGAACTCAGACTGCCCTCAAAACGCGTAACCAAGCTGCTGAGGTCTTCCTTGCTGCGCGAGCTGACGGTCCCCTCTAAACGACTAACAATCCTGTCGAATTCATGGAGGTCGAACTGCTTGGACGCCTTGTCGAAGGTCTCTGCGGCGTTGGACACCTGGCCTGCGACATCCTCGTTGATGCTGTAGCTCGCGCGCGTGAGCAACCCAGCGACGTCTTCGTTGATGCGCTGGGAAGCCTGCCAGAGAGTGTGGGCGACATCTTCGTTGATGCTGCGCGCCGCGAGCGCGAGCAGCCTCGCGGTATCGGGGGAAATGACCCCATCGTCCAAAGCCTCTTCAAGCAGCTGGGCCAGGGCGGGTGAATCTTTGGAAATCTTTTTGAGCACCGCTTTGGTCTTCGCATCGACCGCCTCGATGCGGATCTCGCCGTGGTTGTCACCACCGACGAAGGCACCGTCCCCGTGATTGTGCTGCTCGGTGATGTGCCGCTGCGGCTCCGGACCAATATCCGTCACCGTTCCTCCTGCCCATCGACACGGATGGTGCCGTGGTTGTCGCCACCGATGAAGGTGCCGCGCCCGTGGTTGTGCTGAGATCCGATGTGGACCGTCTTCGTACCAGAGGGCAACGACGAGCGCAGCGCCTCGATATCGGCTCGGGTTTCGGGATAGGCAGTGAGGAACGCGGTCAGCAGACTGCTCCACTGGGCAGTGACCTCGGCCTGGGTAACCCGCCGCTGTTCCAGAGCCTCGGCATGCTCTTCAAGCGCACGCAACGCAACCGACTCTTCCCTCGCGGTCCCGCGCTGGAAGATCGCGGAGATCCGGGTGCGCAGGGCGTCGGTCTGACCCTGAAGCAGGTAGGCCAGAACGTTACCGGCGGCGCCGGTGGCAACGGCTAGGGCTGCTGCATCAAGCACGTGGAAGACCCCCGAGGTAGATGCGGAGCACAGTGCTACGCGCGTCCGTGACCGATAGATGGTCCCTCGTAACAGAGATCAAGCGCCGATGGTCTTCAGCAACCGACCGGTTTATCTCAGGAATTGACCGAAAATCACGACCTGAGTGGTGGAATCACTGCGGAACACCATGAGGCCGTCGCTCGCAGCGGTGCCCTGCCGGCGCTGTGGTCAGCGCGGGCAGGGCACCATGGAGTCGCCCACTCCGCCTCGCTGCACCACTCCGCGGGACGTGACCCGACAGCTTTCTTAGCAGCGATTCGGAGGACATCGGGGCCGCGACTGGATCAGCCCCCTACCCGTGCCGTCTGTGATGGCAACGACCAACCCGGCCCTGAGCTGTGTCACAGGCTGGTCCACCACCGCAACAAGAGGACCGCCAGTTCCCTCAGCACGACGCCGGCCATCCACCGCACAACGAGTGCGGCCATCCGCCGCCGAA
This window harbors:
- a CDS encoding serine hydrolase domain-containing protein — its product is MTYDRDRIEALLDEGVRDKVYPGAVWALGDATGTLAQGTSGVLDPDEPDVPMRTDTVFDAASLTKILAVWSSIGALWQEGSLGLDQPLGTFWPDVAGHPLGIVTTQQLLTHTAGVPLRAQLKNLYGTNPEEIRRGVLREQLHRPPGEAVEYTDRAALILGYLAEHLSGQPLDQLATTRTWHPLGMTSTRFGPLPADVAARCAPTELDQDTDTHLKGVAHDFSARLLGGVCGIAGAFTVVDDLAAFLRYMLAPAASQFRAGFGSEWITRSLTIHTGQLQPARGLFWHPAPGTTAEEDVWVHYGFTGTGMWISPTKDRWAVLLTNKLYYTRDREPLADVRNTFRELAFT
- a CDS encoding metallophosphoesterase; amino-acid sequence: MTADGRNLRQIVATTDVHSAFDNAAPFLTHLHALRRTSLIVDCGDFFEGSGYYRLARGVIEREILLGLYDVLAPGNHGWPHHFEPDLHQRTVCANAVGANTGDALFRRLYIATIDGRRVGVTAVIGRQAFRSIPATQRAGHCVTDPLQALDEVILAHHHEVDSWVLLSHSGFAEDREIAAACPFLDVVFAGHCHSDQYGPVRVDGTLVVKGQELAGGYAIAMPVGTGWGADTTSFPDRATSVIPTKLADLRSRIEDVKQQLADVLGPISPAYRHQALDRRSLLLDLTARLRTGLGADAVILNETALRAVLLGGNLTQGDLLSIEPFGNQLVHAHVPDPARSDLPGWLSQLTTQTGPLVTAPDPLPDSVTTVLTTDYLADTYLGERTHEAGLRLDQAVQHVLTAPNTTKGGR
- a CDS encoding ATP-binding protein, producing the protein MEAHQLAFFLPATLAAASEARHQAVDAIAGWGLGLGTEVVHAAELLVSELVTNAVQYAGTGSVSLVVCLDETVLRIEVCDTNPVLPQPTLPDADSEGGRGLFLVAALADRCHAEPTETGKRCWAEIDLPSKPSQEVACFLPFQRS
- a CDS encoding glycosyltransferase family 4 protein produces the protein MAATFLDLPVGSPGGSVELFLDLYTGQQPLIPARAFMLAPSGHVPRPPAGLNVLPVAGKCLEGTAFSRYVATLRRALTATLDPTQIDVLHLQHLTFGATPALIRALPAHPRIALVHGTDLLFAETHREQLQVLRETARAADAIVVPTNAMADRLLRLAPQIEHRKITHIPWGIPDHLLTNPPARPVRTSTSHLRLLYAGRLTAEKGGEMLIKCLAPVPGVELSVAAPRAQFHALAPLLQRTGVRVRYLGWLRRPQLWKAFTDHDVLVVPSTTLEAMGLVALEAQARGLPVLYQPVPGLSEALAASGMATDFTHSAVLARDLDRLRKTPGLLTALRQAGYANAARYPLSATARTLTDLGRQLT
- a CDS encoding UDP-N-acetylglucosamine 1-carboxyvinyltransferase; this translates as MTTTHAPSVAAEVIAVRPGPPLAGTVSVDGSKNAALPLLAAAAALGRPLRLSNVPHSTDVQIMLTLLHQAGWHAAQPADEPTTYVVLPTEASRGLPELAQAAHIRASYYLVPALLARYGQARLPWPGGCRIGARGMELHFKVYEAFGDRSRQGSSGYGIEALTSHTGTVSITLPFRSRGATVAATLRALTTGRPLRLGQPNLSPEVLSVLDALSSVGWETRAGEHVLTLSPPSSPSAAPVAWTVPGDKIEAATLACAIAATRGTARINGVQGKDVGPFIAALHQLGMPVDAEPDGLTVRAQEAALTGRPLRAIASLSPAGLDADFEPPLMALALGLPGTHLFADAINPGRHGNLLPQLSRLGAEIEEISATECRLTGPQQLTGTGAEATDIRTGSALMVAGLTARGVTTIGGLDQLRRGHADLSGKLRALGADICEVTP
- a CDS encoding dCTP deaminase domain-containing protein; this encodes MILTGPAIAAAVQAGEITIEPYEPSRVSPNAYDWRLGATIRVCDGDLDAATPTAFTEQSIPDAGFVLRPGLLYLGITLERTGSETYAQLLNGDRTTGSLGIWVHVSAPLGHQGHAIRWTLEIRAARPVRLYPGMTFGKLVFLTTFGAPASYQQRPAKYATTEGIDISRLYEEIDGGTR
- the dcd gene encoding dCTP deaminase; the protein is MILTGPEITAAAHDGRLRITPFAADQVNPNSYNVRLGPALITYTGPVLDAHRPNPTHETTIGADGHVLQPGELYLGHTLEEVGSDTFVPLLFGRSSVGRLGLFVEITAPIGDIGFHGQWTLMLSPIRPLRVYAGMKIGQIMFFVSTGAVDLYRGKYQAATGPQPSAYWRDLARLQVVAS